A window from Hymenobacter volaticus encodes these proteins:
- a CDS encoding rhomboid family intramembrane serine protease, whose amino-acid sequence MHLAFNLFAFYSFSPAVLSEFVEAYGLNTGIACFLLLYIGGIILSDIPTYFRHRHDPAYRSLGASGGVSSVLFASILFYPVAQGGGGIIIFPLPIPIQPFLFGFLYLAYSYYQGRRRATT is encoded by the coding sequence GTGCACTTAGCTTTCAACCTGTTTGCATTCTACTCTTTCAGCCCGGCAGTACTGTCGGAATTTGTGGAAGCTTACGGCTTGAATACCGGCATTGCGTGCTTCCTATTGCTCTACATAGGTGGCATCATCTTGTCGGATATTCCCACATATTTCCGGCACCGTCACGACCCAGCCTACCGCAGCCTTGGGGCTTCGGGCGGAGTATCGTCGGTACTGTTTGCCAGTATCTTGTTTTATCCGGTGGCCCAAGGCGGAGGCGGCATTATCATCTTCCCACTGCCCATCCCGATTCAGCCCTTCCTGTTTGGCTTCTTATATCTAGCGTATTCCTACTATCAAGGCCGTCGTCGGGCGACAACATAA
- a CDS encoding PLD nuclease N-terminal domain-containing protein codes for MNKLTPYLNRFAVIAPMLALTLTTSACSRFNSRGGLSIWGFVLLALDVLALIDVFKQPWTIGKKLLWAAIIFFFPLGGLILYYLFAGRGNSNTGVV; via the coding sequence ATGAACAAACTCACACCTTATCTGAACCGATTCGCAGTAATTGCGCCGATGCTTGCCCTTACTCTCACGACTAGCGCTTGCAGTCGTTTCAATAGCAGAGGCGGCCTTAGCATTTGGGGATTTGTCCTGTTAGCGCTAGACGTACTGGCTCTGATTGACGTTTTCAAGCAGCCTTGGACCATTGGTAAAAAATTGCTCTGGGCTGCTATTATTTTCTTCTTCCCCTTGGGCGGCTTAATCCTTTACTATCTGTTTGCGGGCCGTGGCAACTCCAATACCGGAGTAGTATAA
- a CDS encoding DUF2939 domain-containing protein, which yields MKRSILLLLLVLAAVGGYFYYQSLKAGPKYALVQVANAARTHDMATFERYVDVNSVTGSLVDQVANQGPELGSMNPGGLAFKSALRMLKPQLSQMVRKEVQQLVETGSLQGAADASVSKGIMNISLAGLAGKVASPDSKFKDVKYVKEEGKQALVSIEFTQPKYDTTMVVELKMLNRGDHWQVTEITNTGDLLKQVARLEKQRMLK from the coding sequence ATGAAGCGAAGCATTCTATTACTCTTGTTGGTACTAGCAGCTGTGGGTGGCTACTTCTATTACCAGAGCCTGAAAGCGGGACCTAAATACGCGCTGGTACAAGTAGCCAACGCAGCACGTACACACGATATGGCAACCTTCGAGCGCTATGTCGATGTGAATAGCGTGACGGGCAGCTTGGTGGACCAAGTGGCAAATCAAGGACCAGAACTCGGGTCTATGAATCCGGGAGGCTTGGCTTTCAAGAGCGCGTTGCGAATGCTAAAGCCTCAGCTTTCGCAGATGGTTCGGAAAGAAGTGCAGCAATTAGTTGAAACCGGTTCGCTTCAGGGAGCAGCCGATGCATCTGTTTCCAAGGGCATAATGAACATCTCGTTGGCTGGCCTTGCAGGTAAAGTGGCTAGCCCCGATAGCAAGTTCAAAGACGTGAAATACGTAAAGGAAGAAGGTAAGCAAGCACTAGTTAGTATTGAGTTCACACAACCCAAGTATGACACGACGATGGTTGTGGAGTTAAAGATGCTCAACCGCGGCGACCATTGGCAGGTAACGGAAATCACAAATACGGGCGACTTACTGAAGCAAGTAGCGCGGCTGGAAAAGCAACGAATGCTGAAGTAA
- a CDS encoding helix-turn-helix domain-containing protein, which translates to MPHQGQILQEAIKNSGISITRIVDELGITRPTIYRKFKDETLDYTFVTRVGDIIGHDFSSDFTVLQQASLPFVSSSAAVTPSSSVTQRNAPLQQPEPDCVKQLMALQTKYISLLEAYNELLLKVYGPR; encoded by the coding sequence ATGCCGCATCAGGGTCAAATACTGCAAGAAGCCATTAAAAACAGCGGTATTTCTATTACCCGTATAGTAGATGAGTTGGGTATTACACGTCCAACTATATACCGTAAATTCAAGGATGAAACACTTGATTACACGTTTGTAACTCGAGTTGGCGACATAATAGGACACGACTTTTCGTCTGACTTTACGGTGTTACAGCAGGCGAGTTTACCATTTGTATCATCTAGTGCAGCTGTTACACCTTCGTCAAGTGTAACGCAGCGTAATGCACCGTTACAACAGCCTGAACCGGATTGTGTAAAACAGCTTATGGCCCTTCAAACCAAGTATATTTCCTTGCTGGAGGCCTACAATGAGCTACTATTGAAAGTGTATGGTCCACGTTGA
- a CDS encoding acyl-CoA thioesterase, whose protein sequence is MASSPLPDFRPVSYSRVTLTELMIPSYANFGGKIHGGILLSLMDKVAYAAASKHAGTYCVTVSVDGVNFLQPVEVGELVSLLASVNYVGRTSLLVGIKVIAEDVRTGTVKHTNTSYFTMVAKDDTGKPTVVPGLSLESTEDTRRFLEAIKRREFNAQHRREFDNALTALAVEQQLYLLDNERCRITY, encoded by the coding sequence ATGGCTTCATCTCCCCTACCGGATTTTAGACCGGTCTCTTATTCACGCGTTACCCTGACGGAACTGATGATTCCGTCGTACGCCAATTTCGGTGGTAAGATCCACGGCGGTATTCTTCTTTCCTTGATGGACAAAGTAGCCTATGCGGCTGCTTCCAAACATGCGGGTACTTACTGCGTCACCGTTAGCGTTGATGGGGTCAACTTTCTTCAACCAGTGGAAGTTGGCGAACTAGTTTCGTTACTAGCTTCCGTGAACTACGTAGGTAGAACCTCCCTGTTGGTCGGCATCAAGGTCATTGCGGAGGATGTTCGCACGGGTACTGTCAAGCACACCAATACCTCTTACTTCACGATGGTGGCCAAGGACGATACTGGTAAACCAACGGTTGTGCCAGGGCTATCATTGGAATCAACCGAAGATACACGACGCTTTCTGGAAGCCATCAAACGGCGTGAGTTCAACGCGCAGCACCGACGTGAATTTGACAATGCCTTAACAGCTCTCGCGGTTGAACAGCAACTCTATCTCTTAGACAATGAGAGGTGCAGAATCACGTACTGA
- a CDS encoding DUF721 domain-containing protein: MKKPSSFENSRQGDIVSLKDSIKSLLKAYRLQGKLNEVTVVASWERVMGKAVALKTKEVYVSNGKLFVRLTSAPLKHELVMAKTRVMELINLEVGEPVIKEVVFL; this comes from the coding sequence TTGAAAAAACCTAGCTCTTTCGAAAACTCCCGGCAAGGGGATATTGTGTCTCTCAAGGACAGTATTAAGTCGCTACTTAAAGCGTATCGATTACAAGGCAAGCTGAATGAAGTAACGGTGGTTGCAAGCTGGGAGCGTGTGATGGGTAAGGCAGTCGCTTTGAAGACGAAGGAGGTATATGTAAGCAATGGCAAACTATTCGTTCGTCTTACCTCTGCTCCTCTCAAGCACGAACTGGTGATGGCAAAGACGCGCGTTATGGAGCTGATCAACTTAGAGGTAGGTGAGCCTGTAATCAAAGAGGTTGTCTTTCTGTAG
- the recF gene encoding DNA replication/repair protein RecF (All proteins in this family for which functions are known are DNA-binding proteins that assist the filamentation of RecA onto DNA for the initiation of recombination or recombinational repair.), with amino-acid sequence MILENLQLLFFKNYSEANLRLSPRINCFVGDNGSGKTNLLDAIHYLSLTKSAFSTADTQSIKQDEEFFVVKGRFQRTPEDPALPSSPLSPEVIQVSLRVGQKKAVTHDKQPYERISDHIGRYPAVLISPYDTDLIRQGSEERRKYFDSLISQLDHEYLELLIAYNHILRQRNSLLKLAAERQGGYDREYLLVLDEQLVPAGQKIIEARQQFLQDFTPVFQRHYQQLADSREVVTLDYKTQLLEADFAKLLRLHERKDLALQRTTIGPHKDDFVFLMDNLPVKSYASQGQQKSYVISLKLAQFEILAARKQHKPLLLLDDIFDRLDEKRITRLLQLVADHTFGQVFLTDTHLDRTDRALASLSEQVSRFRVEKGTVVAL; translated from the coding sequence ATGATTCTAGAAAACCTACAGTTATTGTTCTTCAAAAACTATAGCGAAGCTAATCTCCGCCTCTCTCCGCGTATCAATTGTTTTGTGGGTGACAATGGTAGTGGCAAGACTAACCTGCTTGACGCTATCCATTACCTTTCCCTCACCAAAAGCGCTTTCTCCACTGCTGATACGCAAAGCATAAAACAGGACGAAGAGTTCTTTGTGGTGAAAGGAAGATTTCAGCGTACTCCAGAAGACCCTGCCCTTCCCTCGTCGCCCCTTTCTCCTGAAGTTATTCAGGTTAGTCTGCGGGTCGGTCAGAAGAAAGCGGTAACACATGACAAGCAACCTTATGAACGCATATCCGACCACATCGGTCGATATCCGGCCGTACTTATTTCTCCCTATGACACCGACCTTATTCGGCAAGGCAGTGAGGAACGACGCAAGTATTTTGACAGCCTTATCTCGCAGCTCGACCATGAATATCTAGAGCTGCTTATTGCCTACAACCACATCTTACGACAGCGCAACTCACTGCTTAAGCTGGCTGCCGAGCGGCAAGGTGGCTACGACCGAGAATACTTACTCGTACTAGATGAGCAACTCGTGCCGGCTGGGCAAAAGATTATAGAAGCTCGTCAACAATTCCTTCAGGATTTCACGCCAGTTTTCCAGCGCCACTATCAGCAGCTCGCCGACAGCCGAGAGGTTGTTACGCTTGATTATAAAACGCAATTACTCGAAGCTGATTTCGCTAAGCTTCTGCGCCTACACGAGCGCAAAGATCTTGCGCTACAACGCACCACTATCGGGCCGCATAAGGATGACTTCGTTTTCTTAATGGATAATTTACCAGTTAAGAGTTATGCCTCGCAGGGTCAACAGAAGTCGTATGTAATTTCATTGAAGCTGGCCCAGTTCGAAATACTAGCTGCTCGCAAACAGCACAAGCCCCTACTTCTGCTTGACGACATTTTCGACCGGCTCGACGAGAAACGTATTACCCGCCTTCTTCAGTTGGTTGCCGATCACACATTCGGGCAAGTCTTCCTGACTGATACGCACCTTGACCGCACTGACCGGGCCTTGGCCAGTTTGTCGGAACAGGTTAGTCGTTTTCGAGTTGAAAAAGGAACGGTAGTAGCGCTATAG